In Marmota flaviventris isolate mMarFla1 chromosome 17, mMarFla1.hap1, whole genome shotgun sequence, a single genomic region encodes these proteins:
- the Hes7 gene encoding transcription factor HES-7 isoform X1, with translation MARGGPTPGCEQPRAPSLACRYFVLKSPSVHRSFCRGSCSWFEMLKPLVEKRRRDRINRSLEELRLLLLERTRDQNLRNPKLEKAEILEFAVGYLRERSRVESPGIPRSPAQDAEALASCYLSGFRECLLRLAAFAHDASPAARAQLFSALQGYLRPKPPRPEPVDPRPPAPRPPQDPAAPALGPALHQRPPVHQGPPSPRCAWSPSLCSPRAWDSGAPAPLTGLLPPPPPPYKQDGAPKAPPLPPPAFWRPWP, from the exons ATGGCCAGGGGCGGCCCCACACCCGGGTGCGAACAGCCCAGGGCCCCGAGCCTCGCGTGCAG gtATTTCGTCCTGAAGTCTCCAAGTGTTCACCGGTCTTTCTGCAGAGGGTCATGTTCTTGGTTTGAG ATGCTCAAGCCGCTTGTGGAGAAGCGGCGCCGGGACCGCATCAACCGCAGCCTGGAAGAGctgaggctgctgctgctggagcGGACCCGGGACCAG AACCTCCGGAACCCGAAGCTGGAGAAAGCGGAGATACTGGAGTTCGCCGTGGGCTACTTGAGGGAGCGAAGCCGGGTGGAGTCCCCGG GGATTCCCCGGTCCCCAGCCCAGGACGCCGAGGCGCTCGCCAGCTGCTACTTGTCCGGTTTCCGCGAGTGCCTGCTCCGCTTGGCGGCCTTCGCGCATGATGCCAGCCCGGCCGCCCGAGCCCAGCTCTTCTCCGCGCTGCAAGGCTACCTGCGCCCCAAACCGCCCCGGCCCGAGCCGGTAGATCCCAGGCCTCCAGCGCCGCGCCCACCGCAGGACCCCGCCGCACCAGCCCTTGGCCCCGCGCTACACCAGCGCCCCCCAGTGCACCAGGGCCCCCCTAGTCCGCGCTGCGCCTGGTCCCCATCCCTCTGCTCCCCCCGCGCCTGGGATTCCGGCGCGCCGGCGCCCCTCACCGGACTTTTGCCGCCGCCTCCACCGCCTTACAAACAAGACGGGGCGCCCAAAGCCCCGCCACTCCCGCCGCCCGCTTTCTGGAGACCTTGGCCCTga
- the Hes7 gene encoding transcription factor HES-7 isoform X2 — protein sequence MVTRDRAENRDGPKMLKPLVEKRRRDRINRSLEELRLLLLERTRDQNLRNPKLEKAEILEFAVGYLRERSRVESPGIPRSPAQDAEALASCYLSGFRECLLRLAAFAHDASPAARAQLFSALQGYLRPKPPRPEPVDPRPPAPRPPQDPAAPALGPALHQRPPVHQGPPSPRCAWSPSLCSPRAWDSGAPAPLTGLLPPPPPPYKQDGAPKAPPLPPPAFWRPWP from the exons ATGGTCACCCGGGATCGAGCAGAGAATAGGGACGGGCCCAAG ATGCTCAAGCCGCTTGTGGAGAAGCGGCGCCGGGACCGCATCAACCGCAGCCTGGAAGAGctgaggctgctgctgctggagcGGACCCGGGACCAG AACCTCCGGAACCCGAAGCTGGAGAAAGCGGAGATACTGGAGTTCGCCGTGGGCTACTTGAGGGAGCGAAGCCGGGTGGAGTCCCCGG GGATTCCCCGGTCCCCAGCCCAGGACGCCGAGGCGCTCGCCAGCTGCTACTTGTCCGGTTTCCGCGAGTGCCTGCTCCGCTTGGCGGCCTTCGCGCATGATGCCAGCCCGGCCGCCCGAGCCCAGCTCTTCTCCGCGCTGCAAGGCTACCTGCGCCCCAAACCGCCCCGGCCCGAGCCGGTAGATCCCAGGCCTCCAGCGCCGCGCCCACCGCAGGACCCCGCCGCACCAGCCCTTGGCCCCGCGCTACACCAGCGCCCCCCAGTGCACCAGGGCCCCCCTAGTCCGCGCTGCGCCTGGTCCCCATCCCTCTGCTCCCCCCGCGCCTGGGATTCCGGCGCGCCGGCGCCCCTCACCGGACTTTTGCCGCCGCCTCCACCGCCTTACAAACAAGACGGGGCGCCCAAAGCCCCGCCACTCCCGCCGCCCGCTTTCTGGAGACCTTGGCCCTga
- the Hes7 gene encoding transcription factor HES-7 isoform X3 — translation MLKPLVEKRRRDRINRSLEELRLLLLERTRDQNLRNPKLEKAEILEFAVGYLRERSRVESPGIPRSPAQDAEALASCYLSGFRECLLRLAAFAHDASPAARAQLFSALQGYLRPKPPRPEPVDPRPPAPRPPQDPAAPALGPALHQRPPVHQGPPSPRCAWSPSLCSPRAWDSGAPAPLTGLLPPPPPPYKQDGAPKAPPLPPPAFWRPWP, via the exons ATGCTCAAGCCGCTTGTGGAGAAGCGGCGCCGGGACCGCATCAACCGCAGCCTGGAAGAGctgaggctgctgctgctggagcGGACCCGGGACCAG AACCTCCGGAACCCGAAGCTGGAGAAAGCGGAGATACTGGAGTTCGCCGTGGGCTACTTGAGGGAGCGAAGCCGGGTGGAGTCCCCGG GGATTCCCCGGTCCCCAGCCCAGGACGCCGAGGCGCTCGCCAGCTGCTACTTGTCCGGTTTCCGCGAGTGCCTGCTCCGCTTGGCGGCCTTCGCGCATGATGCCAGCCCGGCCGCCCGAGCCCAGCTCTTCTCCGCGCTGCAAGGCTACCTGCGCCCCAAACCGCCCCGGCCCGAGCCGGTAGATCCCAGGCCTCCAGCGCCGCGCCCACCGCAGGACCCCGCCGCACCAGCCCTTGGCCCCGCGCTACACCAGCGCCCCCCAGTGCACCAGGGCCCCCCTAGTCCGCGCTGCGCCTGGTCCCCATCCCTCTGCTCCCCCCGCGCCTGGGATTCCGGCGCGCCGGCGCCCCTCACCGGACTTTTGCCGCCGCCTCCACCGCCTTACAAACAAGACGGGGCGCCCAAAGCCCCGCCACTCCCGCCGCCCGCTTTCTGGAGACCTTGGCCCTga
- the Aloxe3 gene encoding hydroperoxide isomerase ALOXE3: MAVYRLCVTTGPYLKAGTLDNISATLVGTCGESPKQRLDRVGRDFASGSVQKYKVRCPAELGEILLLRLHKERYAFFRKDSWYCSRICVTAPDGTIIHFPCYQWIEGYCTMELRPGTAKTICQDSLPLLLDHRKQELQARQECYRWKIYAPGFPRMVDVSSFEEMESDKKFALTKTTPYVEQEDSPGNRYLPGFPMKIDIPSLLHMDPNIRYSATKTTSLIFNIIPASLGMKIRGLLDRKGSWKKLDDIHKIFWCHKTFTSEYVTEHWCEDNFFGYQYLNGVNPVMLHCLSSLPSKLPVTNDMVAPLLGPGTCLQTELERGNIFLADYWILEEAPVHCLNGRQQYVAAPLCLLWLNPQGALLPLAIQLSQTPGPNSPIFLPTDSDWDWLLAKTWVRNSEFLVHENNTHFLCTHLLCEAFSMATLRQLPLCHPVYKLLLPHTRYTLQVNTIARATLLNPEGLVDKVTSIGRRGLLYLMSTGLAHFTYTNFCLPDSLRARGVLTIPNYYYRDDGLKIWAAIESFVSEIVGYYYPSDASVQQDSELQAWVGEIFAQAFLNRESSGFPSCLCTPGELVKYLTAIIFNCSAQHAAVNSGQHDFGAWMPNAPSSMRQPPPQTKGTTTLESYLDTLPEVNITCNNLLLFWLVSQEPKDQRPLGTYPDEHFTEEVPRQSIATFQNRLAQISKDIRERNQSLPLPYAYLDPPLIENSVSI, translated from the exons ATGGCAGTGTACCGCCTGTGTGTGACCACTGGTCCCTACCTGAAGGCGGGCACACTGGATAACATCTCTGCCACATTGGTGGGCACGTGTGGTGAGAGTCCGAAGCAGAGGCTGGATCGAGTGGGCAGGGACTTCGCCTCTGGATCA GTACAGAAGTACAAGGTGCGCTGCCCAGCAGAGTTGGGCGAGATCTTGCTGCTGCGCCTTCACAAGGAGCGCTACGCTTTCTTCCGCAAGGACTCCTGGTACTGCAGCCGCATCTGTGTCACTGCCCCAGATGGTACCATTATCCACTTCCCCTGTTATCAGTGGATTGAGGGCTACTGCACCATGGAGCTGCGGCCAGGAACAG CAAAAACTATTTGTCAAgactcccttccccttcttctggATCACAGGAAACAGGAGCTCCAAGCCCGACAAGAATGCTACCG CTGGAAGATCTATGCCCCTGGCTTTCCTCGAATGGTGGATGTCAGCAGCTTTGAGGAGATGGAGTCAGACAAGAAGTTTGCCTTAACCAAAACGACACCTTATGTAGAGCAGGAAGACAG CCCTGGGAATCGTTACCTGCCTGGCTTCCCCATGAAAATTGACATCCCATCCCTGCTGCACATGGACCCCAATATTCGATACTCAGCCACCAAGACCACCTCGCTGATCTTCAATATCATTCCTGC GTCCTTGGGCATGAAGATACGAGGGCTGCTGGACCGCAAGGGCTCCTGGAAAAAGCTGGATGACATCCACAAAATCTTCTGGTGCCACAAGACCTTCACCTCAG AGTATGTCACAGAGCACTGGTGTGAGGACAACTTCTTCGGGTACCAGTACCTGAATGGCGTCAATCCTGTCATGCTCCATTGCCTTTCCAGCTTGCCCAGCAAGCTGCCAGTCACCAATGACATGGTGGCCCCCTTGCTGGGACCAGGCACCTGCCTGCAAACAGAGTTAGAG AGGGGGAACATCTTCCTAGCGGACTACTGGATCCTGGAGGAGGCCCCAGTCCATTGTCTAAATGGCCGCCAGCAGTATGTGGCAGCCCCGCTCTGTCTGTTGTGGCTCAACCCCCAGGGGGCGCTGCTGCCCTTGGCCATCCAG CTCAGCCAGACCCCGGGGCCCAATAGCCCCATCTTTCTGCCCACTGACTCCGACTGGGACTGGCTGCTGGCCAAGACGTGGGTACGCAACTCTGAGTTCTTGGTGCACGAAAACAACACGCACTTTTTGTGCACGCATTTGTTGTGTGAGGCCTTCTCCATGGCTACGCTACGTCAGCTGCCACTCTGCCATCCTGTCTACAAG CTCCTGCTTCCCCACACTCGCTACACCCTGCAAGTGAACACCATCGCAAGGGCCACACTGCTCAACCCTGAAGGCCTGGTGGACAAG GTCACGTCCATCGGGAGGCGCGGTCTCCTCTACCTCATGAGCACGGGTCTGGCCCATTTCACTTACACCAATTTCTGCCTTCCTGATAGTCTGCGGGCCCGTGGCGTCCTGACCATCCCCAATTACTATTACCGAGATGATGGCCTGAAGATCTGGGCAGCCATTGAGAG CTTTGTCTCAGAAATCGTGGGCTATTATTATCCCAGTGATGCGTCGGTGCAGCAGGACTCCGAGCTGCAGGCCTGGGTCGGTGAGATTTTTGCTCAGGCGTTCCTGAACCGGGAGAGCTCAG GCTTCCCAAGCTGCCTGTGCACACCAGGAGAGTTGGTGAAGTACCTTACTGCAATCATCTTCAACTGTTCCGCCCAGCACGCTGCTGTCAATAGTGGGCAG CATGACTTTGGGGCCTGGATGCCCAATGCTCCCTCATCCATGAGGCAGCCCCCACCTCAGACCAAAGGGACCACCACCCTGGAAAGTTACCTGGATACCCTCCCAGAAGTGAACATCACCTGTAATAACCTTCTCCTCTTCTGGTTGGTCAGCCAAGAGCCCAAGGACCAG AGACCTCTGGGCACCTACCCGGATGAACACTTCACTGAGGAGGTCCCACGCCAGAGCATTGCCACCTTCCAGAACCGCCTGGCTCAGATCTCAAAAGATATCAGGGAGCGGAACCAAAGCCTGCCCCTGCCCTATGCTTACCTGGACCCTCCTCTCATTGAGAACAGTGTCTCCATCTAA